In Marinobacter sp. LQ44, the following are encoded in one genomic region:
- a CDS encoding NAD(P)/FAD-dependent oxidoreductase, with the protein MENLHHIVVVGGGAGGLELVTSLGNKLGKKHKARISLVDAGLTHVWKPLLHEVASGSLDASANEINYRAHARKHHYEFQLGRMNGLDRAAKEIIIAPFLDEDGHEVVPERRIQYDTLVIAVGSTANDFGTPGAQEHCLFLDSLRQARRFHNLMLNAFLRKNHEANQGKPHTLNISIIGAGATGVELAAELRLASRELPVYGMNHLQSSDVSISVIEAADRILPALPGRLSAAATRELERQKVKVLTGQPVSEVRENSLIMKDGTELPSEMTIWAAGIKAPPFLAELGGLETNRSNQLLVKQTLETTRDTDIFAFGDCAACPQPGSEHTVPPRAQAAHQQADALFKTLCNRLEGKDPVAFVYNDHGSLINFSRYTTVGNLMGNLSGRSMYIEGKVARLFYVSLYRMHQVALHGFLRTGIIWLMDKISRAMHPRLKLH; encoded by the coding sequence ATGGAAAACCTGCATCACATTGTTGTCGTTGGCGGTGGCGCCGGAGGCCTGGAACTGGTCACCAGCCTGGGCAACAAACTCGGCAAAAAACACAAGGCTCGCATCTCCCTGGTTGACGCCGGCTTGACCCACGTCTGGAAACCTCTGCTGCACGAAGTGGCCTCCGGCTCACTGGACGCCAGTGCCAACGAAATCAATTACCGCGCCCACGCACGGAAACATCACTATGAATTTCAGCTGGGGCGCATGAACGGCCTTGATCGGGCGGCCAAGGAAATCATCATTGCGCCGTTTCTGGACGAAGACGGCCATGAGGTGGTGCCCGAACGTCGGATCCAATACGACACGCTGGTGATTGCTGTGGGCAGTACAGCCAATGATTTCGGCACACCCGGCGCCCAGGAACACTGCCTGTTTCTCGACAGTCTCAGGCAAGCAAGGCGGTTCCACAACCTGATGCTCAACGCGTTCCTGCGCAAGAACCACGAGGCCAATCAGGGCAAACCCCATACTCTGAACATCAGCATCATTGGTGCTGGCGCCACAGGTGTTGAGCTGGCTGCCGAGCTGCGACTGGCATCCAGAGAATTGCCGGTCTATGGCATGAACCACCTGCAGTCCTCGGATGTCTCCATCAGCGTGATCGAAGCGGCAGACCGGATTTTGCCGGCCCTGCCCGGGCGCCTGTCGGCGGCAGCCACCCGTGAGCTGGAACGCCAGAAGGTCAAAGTACTGACCGGGCAGCCGGTCAGCGAAGTGCGCGAGAACAGCCTGATCATGAAAGACGGCACCGAATTGCCATCTGAAATGACCATCTGGGCCGCGGGCATCAAGGCTCCCCCGTTTCTGGCTGAGCTCGGCGGCCTGGAAACCAATCGCAGCAATCAGCTGTTGGTGAAGCAAACCCTCGAAACCACTCGGGATACCGACATCTTTGCCTTCGGTGATTGTGCTGCCTGCCCGCAGCCGGGCTCAGAGCATACGGTGCCGCCAAGGGCCCAGGCCGCGCACCAGCAGGCAGACGCTCTGTTCAAAACCCTGTGTAATCGCCTGGAAGGCAAAGACCCAGTGGCCTTTGTCTACAATGACCATGGCTCGCTGATCAATTTCAGCCGTTACACGACCGTCGGCAACCTGATGGGCAACCTGTCTGGCCGCAGCATGTACATCGAGGGAAAGGTGGCCAGGCTGTTCTATGTATCCCTGTACCGGATGCATCAGGTTGCCCTGCACGGGTTCCTGCGCACAGGCATTATCTGGCTGATGGACAAGATAAGCCGAGCGATGCACCCTCGCCTGAAGTTGCATTAG
- a CDS encoding potassium/proton antiporter — translation MDPTFTLIGALMLVFSIVLSPLSSRVGMPVLLVFLAVGMMMGEDGPGGIQFNNFELAFLIANLSLAVILLDGGMRTRVETFRVGLRPALVLATLGVALTAGGAAIVAWWVFDLHWMMALLIGAIISSTDAAAVFSLLQGRGLHLNERVSATLEIESGSNDPMAIFLTLMLVTLIGQHEQGSILSGLTMLVQQFGIGAAAGVLGGFLVVELANRMRLTPALYPLLVGAAGISVFSATNAVGGSGFLAIYLCGVVIGNRHVRMMPMILQVHDGMAWLAQLCLFLMLGLLVNPSDLIPLAGAGLILALALIFVIRPLTVLITLWPFGFNRRELGFISWVGLRGAVPIVLALFPIIADLPDAQLVFHAAFFIVLVSLIVQGTTMAPLARRLRLEVPAGEDPYRRLPLDAPAAGDHELMLFPLRGKSWDKPRALGQLRLPDNTAVAGVFRDRKCLQPTKDLEVTAGDMLAMFATPSVLPDLGKALSGRQAPKHLAERAFFGDFVLNGDALLGDVEQVYGIEFDELPPELSLAECFAKRTKGHPVVGDTVILGPVTLVARATEADRVTKVGLKMDA, via the coding sequence ATGGATCCCACGTTCACTCTGATTGGCGCCTTGATGCTTGTGTTCAGCATCGTTCTCAGTCCGCTTTCAAGCAGGGTCGGCATGCCGGTGCTGCTGGTTTTTCTGGCTGTCGGCATGATGATGGGCGAAGACGGACCGGGTGGCATCCAGTTCAATAACTTTGAGCTGGCGTTTCTGATCGCCAATCTGTCGCTGGCCGTTATTCTGCTGGATGGCGGCATGCGCACCCGGGTAGAAACCTTCCGGGTAGGTCTGCGGCCAGCCCTGGTACTCGCCACACTTGGCGTTGCCCTGACCGCAGGTGGCGCGGCCATCGTGGCATGGTGGGTGTTCGATTTGCATTGGATGATGGCTTTGTTGATCGGAGCCATTATTTCCTCAACCGACGCAGCCGCTGTGTTTTCCCTGCTGCAGGGCCGGGGCCTGCACCTGAACGAGCGGGTCAGTGCCACCCTTGAGATCGAGTCTGGCAGTAACGACCCGATGGCCATTTTCCTCACCCTGATGCTGGTGACCTTGATAGGCCAACATGAGCAGGGGTCCATACTCTCCGGCCTGACCATGCTGGTACAGCAGTTCGGCATCGGCGCTGCAGCTGGCGTTCTGGGTGGCTTTCTGGTGGTGGAGCTGGCTAATCGGATGCGTCTGACCCCCGCACTGTACCCCCTGCTGGTGGGTGCGGCCGGCATTTCGGTGTTTTCTGCCACCAACGCTGTCGGTGGCAGCGGATTCCTCGCCATTTACCTGTGCGGTGTGGTCATTGGAAACCGCCATGTCCGGATGATGCCGATGATTCTTCAGGTGCACGACGGCATGGCCTGGCTGGCACAGCTCTGTCTGTTCCTGATGCTGGGTCTTCTGGTGAACCCCTCAGACCTGATCCCCCTGGCAGGTGCCGGTTTGATTCTGGCCCTGGCGCTTATCTTTGTTATTCGGCCATTAACCGTGCTGATCACGCTCTGGCCTTTCGGCTTCAACCGGCGGGAGCTGGGCTTTATCAGTTGGGTGGGCCTGCGCGGTGCGGTGCCGATCGTACTGGCGCTGTTCCCGATCATTGCCGACCTGCCGGACGCGCAACTGGTGTTCCATGCAGCATTCTTTATCGTTCTGGTGTCGCTGATCGTTCAGGGCACCACCATGGCCCCTCTCGCCCGCAGGTTGCGGCTTGAAGTTCCCGCCGGCGAAGATCCCTACCGGCGGCTGCCACTGGATGCGCCCGCCGCCGGCGACCATGAGCTGATGCTGTTTCCACTCCGAGGCAAGAGTTGGGATAAGCCCAGAGCCCTTGGCCAACTGCGCCTGCCGGACAACACCGCCGTGGCCGGCGTATTTCGCGACCGCAAGTGCCTGCAGCCCACCAAGGATCTCGAAGTAACCGCCGGCGATATGTTGGCCATGTTCGCCACGCCGTCGGTTCTGCCTGATCTCGGCAAGGCACTGAGCGGGCGACAAGCCCCGAAACATCTGGCAGAGCGTGCGTTCTTTGGTGACTTCGTGCTCAACGGTGACGCCCTGCTGGGCGATGTTGAGCAGGTCTATGGTATTGAATTTGACGAGCTGCCTCCGGAATTATCGCTGGCCGAGTGTTTTGCCAAACGCACCAAAGGGCATCCCGTGGTTGGTGACACCGTCATATTGGGGCCAGTAACGCTGGTGGCTCGAGCCACCGAAGCCGATCGGGTAACCAAGGTTGGCCTGAAAATGGATGCGTGA
- a CDS encoding L,D-transpeptidase family protein, translating into MIFRVFLSLLVVLLPAMASSSELLARADTRMAMPGSEPTLEEHLNITKVLVHKSERRLYLLSGEHEVRSYRISLGGNPLGHKLYEGDKRTPEGDYILDWRNANSDFYKSIHISYPNARDRELAEAWGLDPGGSIMIHGLPNDAGDLAFAYTGLDWTEGCIAVTNEEMDEIWALVDNGTPIRILP; encoded by the coding sequence ATGATCTTCAGAGTTTTTCTATCACTGTTAGTTGTCTTATTGCCTGCCATGGCCAGTAGCTCGGAGCTGCTGGCCCGAGCGGACACCCGCATGGCTATGCCTGGCAGCGAACCTACGCTGGAAGAGCACCTGAACATCACCAAGGTTCTGGTTCACAAAAGTGAGCGCAGGCTTTATCTGTTGAGCGGCGAGCATGAGGTGCGCAGCTATCGTATTTCTCTCGGCGGCAATCCGTTGGGACACAAGCTGTATGAGGGCGACAAACGCACGCCGGAAGGGGATTACATTCTGGATTGGCGTAATGCCAACAGCGATTTCTACAAATCCATCCACATCTCCTACCCCAATGCCCGTGACCGGGAGTTGGCTGAGGCCTGGGGCCTTGATCCCGGCGGCAGCATTATGATCCACGGCCTGCCCAACGACGCCGGCGATCTGGCTTTCGCCTACACGGGACTGGACTGGACCGAAGGCTGTATCGCGGTCACCAATGAAGAAATGGATGAGATCTGGGCGCTGGTCGATAACGGCACCCCCATTCGGATTCTTCCCTGA
- a CDS encoding Lpp/OprI family alanine-zipper lipoprotein: MRKLTIAGFAMAAALTAGCATTEQAAIDEANATASSAEQTANNALNTANSAASAARTAQQTAEEALAAARAAQKSADEANERAKRMLERASQK, from the coding sequence ATGCGTAAACTGACGATCGCCGGGTTTGCAATGGCCGCTGCTCTGACTGCAGGTTGTGCCACTACCGAGCAGGCTGCCATCGACGAAGCCAATGCAACTGCAAGCTCCGCCGAGCAAACTGCTAACAACGCTCTGAATACTGCTAACAGCGCTGCCAGCGCCGCTCGCACTGCTCAGCAGACTGCTGAAGAAGCCCTGGCTGCTGCCCGTGCCGCTCAGAAGTCCGCTGACGAAGCGAACGAGCGCGCCAAGCGCATGCTCGAGCGTGCCAGCCAGAAGTAA
- a CDS encoding slipin family protein: MNLGDIIPYIAPTVVLLLILGSAIKILPEYERGVVFFLGRFQGVKGPGLIIVIPGIQQIVRVDLRVITLDVPSQDVISKDNVTVRVNAVLYFRVVDPEKAIIRVEDYGAATSQLAQTTLRSVLGKHDLDEMLSERDKLNSDIQEIIDSQTEDWGIKVANVEIKHVDLNESMIRAIARQAEAERERRAKIIHAEGELQASKKLVEAAEVMSANSGAMQLRYLQTLADMSNNNSSTIVFPLPMDMIKNFLDNQSGNKAPGK; encoded by the coding sequence ATGAACCTGGGTGACATTATTCCCTATATCGCACCGACTGTGGTGCTGCTTCTGATTCTCGGTTCCGCCATCAAGATCCTGCCGGAATACGAGCGCGGTGTGGTGTTTTTCCTGGGCCGCTTTCAGGGCGTCAAAGGCCCCGGCCTGATTATCGTTATCCCCGGTATTCAGCAGATTGTCCGGGTGGATCTGCGGGTGATCACCCTGGATGTCCCAAGCCAGGATGTGATTTCCAAGGACAACGTGACGGTCAGAGTGAATGCGGTGTTGTACTTCCGCGTGGTTGATCCCGAGAAGGCGATTATCCGGGTGGAGGACTATGGCGCTGCGACCAGTCAGTTGGCACAAACAACCTTGCGCTCTGTGCTCGGCAAACACGATTTGGACGAAATGTTGTCTGAACGGGATAAGCTCAATTCGGACATTCAGGAAATCATTGATTCCCAGACCGAGGATTGGGGTATCAAGGTAGCCAATGTGGAAATCAAACACGTTGACCTGAATGAGTCGATGATTCGTGCGATTGCCCGCCAGGCAGAGGCAGAGCGCGAGCGTCGCGCCAAGATCATTCACGCCGAGGGTGAATTGCAGGCATCCAAGAAGCTGGTAGAGGCTGCAGAAGTCATGTCGGCCAACTCCGGAGCCATGCAGTTACGTTACCTGCAGACACTGGCGGACATGAGCAACAATAACTCCTCCACCATCGTGTTCCCGCTGCCGATGGATATGATCAAGAACTTTTTGGATAATCAGTCGGGCAATAAAGCGCCTGGCAAGTAG
- a CDS encoding NfeD family protein, producing the protein MKPNPMQRQNLRLPFWSLIFFVGGLLGLIGASWQAIAQQDTPRTALVLTVEGAIGPATMDYVTRGIRRAEQENAGLVILEMDTPGGLMDSMREIIKTILASEVPVATYVSPQGARAASAGTFILYGSHIAAMAPATNLGSATPVQMGGLPGSPEQEPEQPAGDDEASETSADDSAAEPQKRRGDTAMERKVLEDAVSYIRGLAERHGRNADWAEEAVREAVNLGATEALEMNVIDVVAPNLRELLEAIDGRTVQMATGERELVTADLELVRSEPDWRTRLLSVITDPNVAYFLMIIGFYGIIFELSNPGAVFPGVIGAICLILALFAFQVLSVNYAGLALILLGLAFIVGEAFMPSFGILGVGGIVAFVTGSVILMDGSHTDISLPTVGGTAVVAGGFILWTVTRFIGLRRRTPVSGSEHMAEEKGVALDDFESSYEGYKGHVRVSGERWNARCPHQITKGTQVQVNGMEGLTLLVEARPDSDQGH; encoded by the coding sequence ATGAAGCCAAACCCGATGCAACGTCAGAACCTTCGCTTGCCCTTCTGGTCCCTGATTTTTTTCGTGGGAGGGCTGCTGGGGCTGATCGGGGCTTCCTGGCAGGCGATTGCCCAGCAGGACACGCCGAGAACCGCACTGGTCTTGACGGTTGAGGGTGCAATCGGCCCGGCGACCATGGATTATGTCACCCGGGGCATCAGGCGGGCCGAGCAGGAGAATGCTGGCCTGGTCATTCTGGAAATGGATACGCCGGGTGGCCTGATGGATTCCATGCGGGAAATCATCAAAACCATCTTGGCCTCCGAAGTGCCGGTGGCAACCTATGTCTCCCCTCAGGGCGCCCGCGCCGCCAGTGCCGGCACCTTTATCCTTTACGGCAGCCACATTGCCGCTATGGCCCCTGCGACTAACCTGGGTTCGGCAACACCGGTACAGATGGGTGGCTTGCCAGGCTCGCCAGAGCAGGAACCTGAGCAGCCCGCCGGGGATGACGAAGCCTCAGAGACCAGTGCCGACGACTCGGCTGCCGAACCACAGAAACGCCGGGGCGACACGGCCATGGAACGTAAGGTTCTGGAGGATGCCGTCAGCTACATTCGTGGCTTGGCCGAGCGCCATGGTCGGAATGCCGACTGGGCGGAAGAGGCGGTCCGCGAAGCGGTTAACCTGGGCGCAACCGAGGCGCTGGAGATGAATGTCATCGATGTGGTAGCGCCCAATCTCCGGGAATTGCTGGAGGCCATTGACGGTCGCACCGTTCAGATGGCCACAGGTGAGCGGGAGCTGGTTACAGCGGACCTGGAACTGGTCCGCTCAGAGCCGGACTGGCGCACCCGCTTGCTGTCGGTGATCACCGATCCAAACGTTGCCTATTTTCTGATGATCATCGGTTTCTACGGCATCATTTTTGAGCTGTCGAATCCCGGCGCCGTGTTCCCCGGGGTGATCGGTGCTATCTGTTTGATACTCGCGTTGTTCGCCTTTCAGGTGTTGTCGGTAAATTACGCCGGCCTTGCCTTGATTCTGTTGGGGCTGGCGTTCATCGTGGGGGAAGCCTTCATGCCCAGTTTCGGCATTCTCGGTGTCGGTGGCATAGTCGCCTTTGTCACGGGATCGGTGATTCTGATGGATGGCAGCCACACGGATATTTCGTTACCCACCGTCGGCGGCACGGCGGTTGTGGCGGGAGGATTTATTCTCTGGACGGTTACCCGCTTCATCGGTTTGCGACGCCGCACACCGGTCAGTGGCAGTGAACATATGGCAGAAGAAAAGGGCGTGGCACTGGATGACTTTGAGTCCTCTTACGAGGGCTATAAGGGCCATGTCCGAGTCAGCGGGGAGCGCTGGAATGCCCGTTGCCCGCATCAGATCACCAAGGGCACGCAGGTGCAGGTAAATGGTATGGAGGGGCTGACCCTTCTGGTTGAAGCCAGGCCCGATTCTGATCAAGGTCATTGA
- a CDS encoding SDR family oxidoreductase, with amino-acid sequence MSRTILITGASSGLGEGMAREFAARGDYLALCARRTERLDQLRTELEGAHPGVKISVRALDVNDHAQVAEVFQSFREEFGQLDRVIVNAGIGKGQPLGTGRFDANSQTAETNFVAALAQIEAAMEIFRAQNHGHLVAVSSVTAVRGMPGNVTTYAATKAGLAALCEGLRVELKKRRSPIRVTTLYPGYIRTEINEKVKNTPFIVDAKTGCRAMVRAIESGKAERFVPGWPWTPIGFILRRLPESVLARIF; translated from the coding sequence ATGAGTCGTACTATACTGATTACCGGGGCCAGTTCCGGACTGGGTGAAGGCATGGCCCGGGAGTTTGCTGCCAGGGGCGATTATCTTGCCCTGTGTGCCCGTCGTACCGAGCGGCTGGATCAGCTCCGGACCGAGCTGGAGGGTGCCCATCCGGGGGTGAAGATCAGTGTGCGGGCCCTGGATGTGAATGATCACGCACAAGTGGCCGAGGTTTTTCAGTCGTTCCGGGAGGAGTTTGGTCAGCTCGACAGAGTCATCGTCAATGCCGGTATTGGTAAAGGGCAGCCCCTGGGAACCGGGCGTTTTGATGCAAACAGTCAGACGGCCGAAACCAATTTTGTCGCCGCCCTGGCCCAGATCGAAGCCGCCATGGAGATTTTCCGGGCACAGAACCATGGTCACCTGGTTGCCGTATCTTCGGTAACGGCTGTTCGGGGGATGCCTGGCAACGTCACCACCTATGCGGCGACCAAGGCCGGATTGGCGGCACTTTGCGAGGGTTTGCGTGTCGAACTGAAAAAGCGGCGGTCTCCCATTCGCGTGACCACACTCTACCCAGGGTATATCCGGACTGAGATCAACGAAAAGGTCAAGAACACGCCTTTCATTGTGGACGCGAAGACCGGATGTCGGGCCATGGTTCGCGCCATTGAGTCCGGCAAGGCCGAACGTTTTGTGCCAGGTTGGCCCTGGACGCCCATAGGTTTCATACTGAGGCGACTGCCGGAGTCCGTGCTGGCCCGAATATTCTGA
- a CDS encoding L,D-transpeptidase family protein: protein MWLKRCAALLVCLMSLVSAVNAAQSQKPSDTATVENDRSPRVPTFALNGDLAGELQVFTTRYEDTFAAIGHDEALGYLELVKANPGVDPWLPGDGTTITLPRMYVLPDARREGIVINLAEYRLYYFTDGGVQVYPVGIGREENPSPLTDAKVTMPLESPAWYPPASIRASYEARGEYLPRMIPPGPDNPLGTHALMLSEKGYLIHGTNKRFGIGLPVSAGCFRMYNEDISRFVYQVQKGTSVQIIREPVKLGLSGGEVWLEVHRPHEDYSPEDREQLWRVTLEKLEAFRQQHPDVEVQRRSIELVVDQADGIPTMVGERLTRVASDKGQTESNPEEPAEPEQKLYF from the coding sequence ATGTGGTTGAAAAGATGTGCCGCCCTGCTGGTGTGCCTGATGTCCCTGGTGTCTGCCGTCAATGCCGCGCAAAGCCAAAAGCCGTCAGACACTGCAACGGTGGAAAACGATCGTTCGCCCCGGGTACCAACGTTTGCTCTTAATGGCGATCTGGCGGGGGAGTTGCAGGTTTTCACGACCCGCTACGAAGATACCTTTGCTGCCATCGGTCATGATGAGGCTCTGGGTTATCTGGAGCTGGTCAAGGCCAATCCGGGTGTTGACCCCTGGTTACCAGGCGACGGCACGACCATTACCTTGCCGCGCATGTACGTGCTGCCCGATGCCCGCCGTGAAGGCATCGTGATCAACCTGGCTGAGTACCGGCTCTATTATTTCACCGACGGTGGCGTTCAGGTGTATCCGGTGGGCATCGGGCGCGAAGAGAATCCGTCACCGCTGACCGACGCCAAGGTAACCATGCCACTGGAATCGCCTGCGTGGTATCCGCCGGCCAGTATCCGGGCATCCTATGAAGCCCGTGGAGAGTATCTGCCGCGTATGATCCCGCCCGGCCCGGATAATCCGCTGGGCACTCATGCCCTGATGCTGAGCGAGAAAGGCTATCTGATCCACGGAACGAACAAGCGTTTCGGTATCGGCCTGCCGGTCAGTGCCGGCTGTTTCCGAATGTACAACGAAGACATTTCCCGGTTTGTCTATCAGGTTCAGAAGGGCACGTCTGTCCAGATTATCCGCGAACCCGTCAAGCTTGGCTTGTCTGGCGGCGAGGTGTGGCTTGAAGTGCACCGGCCCCATGAGGACTACTCGCCTGAGGACCGCGAACAGCTGTGGCGCGTGACACTGGAAAAACTGGAAGCCTTCCGCCAGCAACATCCGGACGTGGAAGTTCAGCGCCGGTCCATCGAACTGGTGGTGGATCAGGCCGATGGCATTCCCACCATGGTTGGTGAGCGACTGACCCGGGTGGCCTCTGACAAGGGGCAGACGGAAAGCAATCCGGAAGAGCCAGCAGAGCCGGAGCAAAAGCTGTACTTTTGA
- a CDS encoding TMEM165/GDT1 family protein, with protein MDAFLASTLAVAIAEIGDKTQLLSLFLVARYAQRTPIILGILVATVLNHALSAWLGAWVASWIPSQWLPWILAVSFVAIALWLLIPDKDDSAESRFLGMGAFWATTVMFFLAEIGDKTQVATVVLAARYTETLWVIIGTTVGMLLANIPVILAGRWLMVRMPLATARISASVLFVVLAVVTVWTTLVNS; from the coding sequence ATGGATGCGTTTCTCGCTTCAACCCTTGCCGTCGCTATCGCTGAAATTGGCGACAAGACCCAGCTCCTGTCTCTTTTCCTGGTTGCCCGATACGCACAGCGTACCCCCATCATTCTTGGTATTCTGGTCGCAACGGTGCTCAATCACGCGCTCTCGGCGTGGCTGGGGGCGTGGGTGGCCAGCTGGATTCCGTCCCAGTGGCTGCCCTGGATTCTCGCGGTGAGTTTTGTCGCCATCGCCCTGTGGTTGCTGATACCGGATAAAGATGACAGTGCCGAATCTCGGTTTCTCGGCATGGGCGCCTTCTGGGCCACTACGGTAATGTTCTTCCTGGCGGAGATCGGCGATAAAACCCAGGTGGCTACGGTGGTCCTGGCGGCAAGGTATACGGAAACGTTATGGGTTATCATCGGCACGACGGTGGGTATGCTGCTGGCCAATATTCCGGTGATCCTGGCCGGGCGCTGGCTCATGGTGCGCATGCCGCTGGCTACCGCCAGGATCAGTGCCAGCGTATTGTTTGTAGTGCTGGCGGTGGTAACGGTCTGGACCACCCTGGTGAACTCCTGA
- a CDS encoding DHA2 family efflux MFS transporter permease subunit, whose translation MSDNSVEGLTARYGERWRWLAVATVVLGTMATVLSATVVNVALHDIMMEFGIRQGQVHWLATGFIAAMTTTMLASAWLLDRFGVRLTLGVAMAVFTVISLVGGFAESPEQLIAARIGQGAMAGLMQPMGMYLVFRIFPADRRGQAMGIYGMGVILAPALGPVLGGFLVDQFNWRYVMFAPAPVTLLGVWMAWRFLPLPRSRPAPYPFDLPGLLLLGATIALTLDTLTRMQAWPGQELRIVMQWALALGLLFAFVFRERTAKHPLVNLLLLRQPVFLFATLGAMALGLALFGSTYLIPLFVQTTLGFSATEAGLLMLPAGVVLGIVFPLSGRLADKRSARSLVLFGIAVFALSAVLFALTGQYAGFGWLALWAVLGRIGIGFMLPALSTGALNPLPKEQLGAGSSTINFARQLGGALGVNVVALTIEFGEHQGSVPTAAAFEAAWWLVAVFVALAAVPVWKMRV comes from the coding sequence TTGAGCGATAATTCTGTCGAGGGCCTGACCGCCCGTTACGGCGAACGCTGGCGCTGGCTGGCCGTTGCTACGGTTGTGCTTGGCACCATGGCCACGGTGCTCAGCGCCACGGTGGTGAATGTAGCGCTCCATGACATCATGATGGAGTTCGGCATTCGCCAGGGCCAGGTGCACTGGCTGGCCACCGGATTCATCGCCGCCATGACCACCACCATGCTGGCGTCCGCCTGGCTGCTGGACCGTTTTGGTGTGCGCCTGACCCTGGGTGTTGCCATGGCGGTGTTCACCGTCATCTCCCTTGTCGGCGGCTTTGCCGAATCTCCCGAACAGCTGATTGCCGCCAGGATAGGCCAGGGCGCCATGGCCGGGTTGATGCAACCCATGGGCATGTACCTGGTGTTCCGGATTTTTCCGGCAGACAGGCGTGGTCAGGCCATGGGCATTTATGGCATGGGGGTGATTCTGGCGCCGGCGTTGGGGCCTGTTCTGGGCGGGTTTCTGGTGGATCAGTTCAACTGGCGTTACGTGATGTTTGCACCGGCACCGGTCACCCTTCTGGGTGTCTGGATGGCCTGGCGGTTCCTGCCGCTGCCCCGCTCCCGCCCTGCGCCTTATCCCTTTGACCTGCCCGGTTTGTTGTTGCTTGGGGCAACCATCGCCCTGACCCTGGATACCCTGACCCGAATGCAGGCCTGGCCAGGCCAGGAACTGCGAATCGTGATGCAATGGGCGTTGGCCCTTGGCCTTTTGTTCGCTTTTGTCTTTCGGGAACGCACGGCGAAGCATCCCCTGGTTAACCTGCTACTTTTGCGCCAACCGGTGTTTCTGTTCGCCACGCTGGGCGCCATGGCGCTTGGGCTGGCGCTGTTTGGCTCAACCTACCTGATTCCCCTGTTTGTGCAGACCACGCTGGGCTTCTCGGCGACGGAGGCGGGTCTGCTGATGCTGCCCGCCGGGGTGGTGCTGGGTATTGTTTTTCCGCTGTCGGGCCGGCTGGCAGACAAGCGCAGCGCCCGCAGCCTGGTGCTGTTTGGAATCGCGGTGTTCGCCCTGTCTGCTGTGCTGTTTGCTCTGACCGGCCAGTACGCCGGGTTTGGCTGGCTGGCGCTCTGGGCGGTGCTGGGCCGGATTGGCATCGGCTTTATGTTGCCGGCCCTGTCTACCGGAGCGCTGAATCCATTGCCCAAGGAACAACTGGGCGCCGGGTCCAGCACCATCAATTTCGCCCGTCAACTGGGGGGTGCCCTGGGGGTAAATGTGGTGGCACTGACCATCGAGTTCGGTGAACATCAGGGCAGTGTGCCTACCGCTGCCGCGTTCGAGGCGGCCTGGTGGCTGGTGGCGGTGTTCGTTGCGCTGGCGGCCGTACCGGTCTGGAAAATGCGGGTATAA
- a CDS encoding MarR family transcriptional regulator, with amino-acid sequence MRDQFPFAVARVTRRWRKMLDERLKDLGVTQARWSTMVYLQQGGEGLTQRELASLMAIENPTLVRLLDSLEQQELIERRPCPNDRRARRLHLTKAGAEFMDELSERAAVLREEMLEGVTDKEIECALKVFHKIMDNAEKQK; translated from the coding sequence ATGAGAGATCAATTCCCGTTTGCCGTTGCCCGGGTTACCCGCCGCTGGCGCAAGATGCTGGATGAGCGATTGAAAGACCTTGGCGTTACGCAGGCTCGCTGGAGCACCATGGTGTATCTGCAGCAGGGCGGCGAGGGCCTTACCCAGCGCGAACTGGCCAGTCTGATGGCGATTGAAAATCCGACTCTGGTCAGGTTGCTCGATAGCCTGGAACAGCAGGAGTTGATTGAGCGGCGCCCCTGTCCGAACGATCGGCGCGCCCGCCGGTTGCATCTGACCAAGGCCGGTGCCGAGTTCATGGATGAGTTGTCTGAGCGGGCCGCTGTGTTGCGTGAAGAGATGCTTGAGGGCGTGACTGACAAGGAAATCGAATGTGCGCTCAAGGTGTTCCACAAAATTATGGATAACGCCGAGAAGCAGAAGTAA